In the Sphingomonas sp. OV641 genome, GTCGCGATCAAGGTAAGCCCCGCCTGCCTTTCGACCTTCTTCAAGGCAAGTGGGACACCAGCAAGAGTGCAGAGGGTCCAGGGCATGTCTGGCCCGATCGGTGCAGCGCAGCCAATCCACGGCAAGGTTCGGCCAAGCCCGTCGGAGTTCCAGCGCGGCCACGCATTCCGGAGCCAATGCGAACGCCTCAGCGATACGATCCCGCTCGCCGGAATCGAGTTCGACGTCCACGCCGCCAGGAGCGACGTCGCCGTTCCGCAGCAGGCTGGCACGCAACCCCTCCACTTCCATGTCGTAGACCGCCGCAGTTCTGCCCAGCCAGGACGAGATCAGCTCGTCCGGATGCGGACGCGGGGCGACCGGCAGCGGGGATGCGTCGACTACCATCGCTCATGCAGTGCCCACCGCGCCCGACCCTGGCCGCCCTCGTCGTTTCGCGATCTCCTTCATGGTGACGCTGGGAAGGACAAGATCATCGGCGTCCAAGTCTTCGGGACCGATCATCTCCGCGCCCCGCCGGATCGCCCGAACGGCGAGGTTCTCAACAAGCCGGAAAATACGGCCGGTATTCCCGTCGGTCAGCTCCAGCAGCCTGGCCCTGAACAAGTCCTCGGCGAGCGGCGACGGATTTCGGAGCGGCAGGATGGCGGCCAGCGTCACCAAGAGCAGCCGAAAGGCTTCGTCATCTCGCCAGCGCACGAGCTCGATCGCATCGAAGCGATCGGCGAGCGCTGCGTCCGTCAAGAGCGCCGCCCTCGCCTCGTGGTTGCCCGTGCAGACCAATGGCATTCGCAGGTCGTTGGCGAAGTAGCGGATCGTGTTCAGGAAAATGCGTTGCTGGCGCGGTGTGCAGGCCAGCATATGGTTGATCTCGTCAAGTAACAGCATGCGCGCGCCGACCTGCCCCATCAACCGGCGCGTAAGCTGCCGGGCGCGTCCGAGATCGGACCCACCAGCGAAGCCCGCACCCAGCGCGGCCAGGATCTCGTCGTAGAACTCGCCCTCGGTCGGCTCCGGCGGCAGCTGCACGGCGACGACCGGGACGGTCGCCAGCCCCGTTCTGTCATCGAAGGTGCGCGGGTTTTCGTCCGCGAACCGCTCGACGATATGCGATTTGCCCATCCCTGTTTGCCCGAAGACGAGAAGGCAGGGCATGCGGGTGCGAGGCGGGTGCGCCAGCAACTCGCCCAGCATCGACCGGACCTTCTCCGCCTTCGGAAAACCGACCCAGCGATCCTTGCGTATCCATGCGACACGCTCATCGTCCGGCCAGAGCGCCTGGTCGCGGTAGCCTTCCGCCAGATGCGCGAATTTGGTCATCCTCTCTTCTCGTCGACCAAGAACGGAAGGTCGCCCAGTGGAGGCGCGGGTGGCGGGCATTGGCCAGACACAGGCGCCGGCTGGGCACGCTTTGGCAGATCAGAGTGCTTGGCCGCGCGGACGCGTTGAGCGTCCGCGAGCGCCGTCGCGGTGCGCTGCATGGCGAGCCGGGCCGCCTTAGTCTTGCGGGCAGCCTCGGCGACGATGAAGCGCTGCGTCTCGACAGCGTCAAAGATGAGCTGCTCGTTGACAGCCCCGCGGCCCCGCTCGCGCAGGGTACGCTGCGCCTCCAGCTGCTCCCAGCGGGTGATCGCTGGCCGGCGAAGGTCGCGGTACGGCACCTCAAGATGGTCACCGTCCGGCAGCTCGAGCCAGATCCGTGAAAGGTCGCGCGGGTCCCACCGGACGGGCAGCTTGCCGCCGGGTCGGGTGTAATGGCAGGACAACGCATCATCCCAATAGTGGGTATTGAACAGCTCGATCCCTTCGCGCGTGACCGCCCGCACCTCGCAGGGCAGAAAGTCGAACAGGAACGCGGCCGGATCAGCGGGCAGCCGCATGAGTTCCGTCCGTCGCTCAACCGCTTCGTCCCAAGCG is a window encoding:
- a CDS encoding Mu transposase C-terminal domain-containing protein — its product is MDRLHLDNAREHHSKALKRGCRTYSIALEYRPRKRPHYGAHIERLIGTMMGAVHLLPGTTFSNVAERGDYQAEGKACMTLAEIEAWLAGEIIGPYHADIHRGLGIPPATAWDEAVERRTELMRLPADPAAFLFDFLPCEVRAVTREGIELFNTHYWDDALSCHYTRPGGKLPVRWDPRDLSRIWLELPDGDHLEVPYRDLRRPAITRWEQLEAQRTLRERGRGAVNEQLIFDAVETQRFIVAEAARKTKAARLAMQRTATALADAQRVRAAKHSDLPKRAQPAPVSGQCPPPAPPLGDLPFLVDEKRG
- a CDS encoding TniB family NTP-binding protein, with amino-acid sequence MTKFAHLAEGYRDQALWPDDERVAWIRKDRWVGFPKAEKVRSMLGELLAHPPRTRMPCLLVFGQTGMGKSHIVERFADENPRTFDDRTGLATVPVVAVQLPPEPTEGEFYDEILAALGAGFAGGSDLGRARQLTRRLMGQVGARMLLLDEINHMLACTPRQQRIFLNTIRYFANDLRMPLVCTGNHEARAALLTDAALADRFDAIELVRWRDDEAFRLLLVTLAAILPLRNPSPLAEDLFRARLLELTDGNTGRIFRLVENLAVRAIRRGAEMIGPEDLDADDLVLPSVTMKEIAKRRGRPGSGAVGTA